A window of Equus przewalskii isolate Varuska chromosome 18, EquPr2, whole genome shotgun sequence contains these coding sequences:
- the EIF4G1 gene encoding eukaryotic translation initiation factor 4 gamma 1 isoform X12: MMIPSQISYPASQGAYYIPGQGRSTYVVPTQQYPVQPGAPSFYPGASPTEFGTYAGAYYPAQGVQQFPTGVAPAPVLMNQAPQIAPKRERKTIRIRDPNQGGKDITEEIMSGARTASTPTPPQTGGGLEPQANGETPQVAVVVRPDDRSQGAIIGGRPGLPGPEHSPSESQPSSPSPTPSPPPVLEPGSEPNLTVLSIPGDTMTTGMIQMSVEESAPMPRETGEPYCLSPEPTPLAEPILEVEVTLSKPIPESEFSSSPLQVSTTLASHKVEILPEPNGTVPSEDLEPEVESSPELAPLPPPTCPSEPPMPIAPTAQPEELLNGAPSPPAVDLSPVSEPKEQAKEVTASVTPPTVLSATPAVAPPATSPAQEEEMEEEEEEGEEGEAGEAGEAEGEKRGEELLPPESSPVPAHQNLEAAVATQVAVSVPKRRRKIKELNKKEAVGDLLDAFKEVNPGVSEVENQPPVGNNPGPEPEGSSVPLRPEEADETWDAKEDKIHNAENIQPGEQKYEYKSDQWKPLNLEEKKRYDREFLLGFQFIFASLQKPEGLPHISDVVLDKANKTPLRPLDPSRLQGINCGPDFTPSFANLGRPALSNRGPPRGGPGGELPRGPAGLGPRRSQQGPRKEPRKIIATVLMTEDIKLNKAEKAWKPSSKRTAADKDRGEEDADGSKTQDLFRRVRSILNKLTPQMFQQLMKQVTQLAIDTEERLKGVIDLIFEKAISEPNFSVAYANMCRCLMALKVPTTEKPTVTVNFRKLLLNRCQKEFEKDKDDDEVFEKKQKEMDEAATAEERGRLKEELEEARDIARRRSLGNIKFIGELFKLKMLTEAIMHDCVVKLLKNHDEESLECLCRLLTTIGKDLDFEKAKPRMDQYFNQMEKIIKEKKTSSRIRFMLQDVLDLRQSNWVPRRGDQGPKTIDQIHKEAEMEEHREHIKVQQLMAKGSDKRRGGPPGPPISRGLPLVDDGGWNTVPISKGSRPIDTSRLTKITKPGSIDSNNQLFAPGGRLSWGKGSSGGSGAKPSDAASETARPATSTLNRFSALQQAVPTESTDNRRVVQRSSLSRERGEKAGDRGDRLERSERGGDRGDRLDRARTPATKRSFSKEVEERSRERPSQPEGLRKAASLTEDRDRGRDAVKREATLPPVSPPKAALSEEELEKKSKAIIEEYLHLNDMKEAVQCVQELASPSLLFIFVRHGIESTLERSAIAREHMGRLLHQLLCAGHLSTAQYYQGLYEILELAEDMEIDIPHVWLYLAELVTPVLQEGGVPMGELFREITKPLRPLGKAASLLLEILGLLCKSMGPKKVGTLWREAGLSWKEFLPEGQDVSAFVAEQKVEYTLGEESEAPSQRLFSSEELSRQLEKLLKEGSSNQRVFDWIEANLSEQQIASNTLVRALMTTVCYSAIIFETSLRVDVAVLKARAKLLQKYLCDEQKELQALYALQALVVTLEQPANLLRMFFDALYDEDVVKEDAFYSWESSKDPAEQQGKGVALKSVTAFFKWLREAEEEESDHN; the protein is encoded by the exons ATGATGATCCCTTCCCAGATCTCCTACCCAGCCTCCCAGGGGGCCTACTACATCCCTGGACAG GGGCGTTCCACGTATGTTGTCCCGACACAGCAGTATCCTGTGCAGCCAGGAGCCCCAAGCTTCTATCCGGGTGCAAGCCCTACTGAGTTTGGGACTTACG ctggCGCCTATTACCCAGCCCAGGGTGTGCAGCAGTTTCCCACTGGCGTGGCCCCCGCTCCAGTTTTGATGAACCAGGCACCCCAGATTGCTCCCAAGAGGGAGCGGAAGACG ATCCGAATTCGAGATCCAAACCAAGGAGGGAAAGATATCACAGAGGAGATCATGTCTGGGGCACGCACCGCATCcacacccacccctccccag ACGGGAGGCGGTCTGGAGCCTCAAGCTAATGGGGAGACACCCCAGGTTGCTGTCGTTGTCCGGCCAG ATGACCGGTCGCAGGGAGCAATCATTGGGGGCCGGCCGGGGCTACCTGGCCCAGAGCACAGCCCTTCAGAATCCCAGCCTTCATCACCTTCTCCGACCCCATCACCACCCCCAGTCCTGGAACCAGGATCTGAGCCTAATCTCACGGTCCTCTCTATTCCTGGGGACACTATGACAACCGGGATGATACAGATGTCTGTAGAAGAATCAGCCCCCATGCCACGTGAAACTGGGGAGCCATATTGCCTCTCTCCAGAACCCACTCCCCTTGCTGAACCCATACTGGAAGTAGAAGTGACACTTAGCAAACCAATTCCAGAATCTGAGTTCTCTTCCAGTCCTCTCCAGGTGTCTACCACCCTGGCATCTCACAAGGTGGAAATTCTTCCTGAGCCTAATGGCACAGTCCCATCTGAGGATCTGGAACCAGAAGTGGAGTCGAGCCCAGAGcttgcccctctccctcccccgacTTGTCCCTCTGAACCCCCCATGCCCATTGCTCCAACTGCCCAACCTGAGGAACTGCTCAACGGAGCCCCCTCGCCACCAGCTGTGGACTTAAGCCCAGTCAGTGAGCCAAAGGAGCAGGCCAAGGAAGTTACAGCATCAGTGACTCCCCCGACCGTCCTCTCTGCTACTCCAGCTGTTGCTCCTCCAGCTACTTCCCCTGctcaggaggaggaaatggaggaagaggaggaagagggagaagagggagaagcaggagaagCAGGAGAAGCTGAGggtgagaaaagaggagaggaactGCTCCCCCCAGAGAGCAGCCCTGTTCCAGCCCACCAGAATTTGGAGGCAGCAGTGGCCACCCAAG TGGCAGTATCTGTGCCAAAGAGGAGACGAAAAATTAAGGAGCTCAATAAGAAAGAGGCTGTAGGAGACCTTCTAGATGCCTTCAAGGAG GTGAACCCGGGAGTATCAGAGGTGGAAAATCAGCCTCCTGTAGGCAACAATCCCGGCCCAGAGCCTGAGGGCAGCAGTGTGCCCCTGCGGCCTGAGGAAGCAGATGAGACCTGGGACGCAAAGGAAGACAAAATTCACAATGCTGAGAATATCCAGCCTGGGGAACAGAAGTATGAATATAAGTCAG ATCAGTGGAAGCCTCTAAACCTTGAGGAGAAAAAGCGGTATGACCGTGAGTTCCTGCTTGGCTTTCAGTTCATCTTTGCCAGTCTGCAGAAGCCGGAGGGATTGCCCCATATCAGTGACGTGGTGTTGGATAAG GCCAATAAAACACCACTGCGGCCACTGGATCCCAGTAGACTTCAGGGCATAAATTGTGGCCCAGACTTCACTCCATCCTTTGCCAACCTTGGCCGACCAGCGCTTAGCAACCGTGGGCCCCCAAGGGGTGGGCCAGGTGGGGAGCTGCCCCGAGGGCCG GCTGGTCTAGGACCCCGGCGCTCTCAGCAGGGCCCCCGAAAGGAGCCACGCAAAATCATTGCTACAGTGTTAATGACCGAAGATATAAAGCTGAACAAAGCAGAGAAGGCTTGGAAACCCAGCAGCAAGCGGACGGCGGCTGATAAGGACCGAGGGGAAGAGGATGCTGATGGCAGCAAAACCCAG GACCTGTTCCGCAGGGTGCGCTCCATCCTGAATAAGTTGACACCCCAGATGTTCCAGCAGCTGATGAAGCAGGTGACGCAGCTGGCGATCGACACTGAGGAACGCCTCAAAGGGGTCATTGACCTCATCTTTGAGAAGGCCATTTCAGAGCCCAACTTCTCTGTGGCCTATGCCAACATGTGCCGCTGCCTCATGGCG CTCAAAGTGCCCACTACAGAAAAGCCAACAGTGACTGTGAACTTCCGAAAACTGTTGTTGAATCGATGTCAGAAGGAgtttgaaaaagacaaagatgatgATGAGGTTtttgaaaagaagcaaaaagagatGGATGAAGCTGCTACG GCAGAGGAACGGGGACGCCTGAAGGAAGAGCTGGAAGAGGCTCGAGACATAGCCCGGCGGCGCTCTTTAGGGAATATCAAGTTTATTGGGGAGTTGTTCAAGCTGAAGATGTTAACAGAGGCAATAATGCATGACTGTGTGGTTAAACTACTAAAGAACCATGATGAAGAGTCCCTTGAATGCCTTTGCCGTCTGCTCACCACCATTGGAAAAGACCTGGACTTTGAAAAAGCCAAG ccTCGAATGGATCAGTATTTCAACCAGATGGaaaaaatcattaaggaaaaGAAGACTTCATCCCGAATCCGCTTTATGCTGCAGGACGTGCTGGACCTGCGACAG AGCAATTGGGTGCCGCGCCGAGGGGACCAGGGTCCCAAGACCATTGACCAGATCCACAAGGAGGCTGAGATGGAAGAGCATCGAGAGCACATAAAAGTGCAGCAGCTAATGGCCAAAGGCAGCGACAAGCGTCGGGGTGGCCCCCCAGGCCCACCCATCA GCCGTGGCCTTCCACTTGTGGATGATGGTGGCTGGAACACAGTCCCCATCAGCAAGGGCAGCCGCCCTATTGACACCTCACGACTCACCAAGATCACGAAG CCTGGTTCCATTGATTCTAACAACCAGCTCTTCGCACCTGGAGGGCGATTGAGCTGGGGCAAGGGCAGCAGTGGAGGTTCTGGAGCCAAGCCCTCTGACGCAG CATCAGAAACTGCTCGTCCAGCTACTAGTACCTTGAATCGTTTCTCAGCCCTTCAACAAGCAGTACCTACAGAAAGCACAGATAACAGACGTGTGGTACAGAG GAGTAGCTTGAGCCGGGAACGAGGCGAGAAAGCTGGGGATCGGGGAGACCGCCTAGAACGGAGTGAACGGGGAGGTGACCGTGGAGACCGGCTTGATCGTGCACGGACACCTGCCACCAAGCGGAGCTTCAGCAAGGAAGTGGAGGAGCGGAGTAGAGAGAGGCCCTCCCAGCCTGAGGGACTACGCAAGGCAGCTAGCCTCACGGAGGATCGGGACCGCGGGCGGGATGCTG TGAAGCGAGAAGCCACGCTACCCCCAGTGAGCCCCCCGAAGGCCGCACTCtctgaggaggagctggagaagaaATCCAAGGCCATAATTGAGGAGTACCTCCATCTCAATGACATGAAG GAGGCAGTGCAGTGTGTGCAGGAGCTGGCCTCACCCTCCCTGCTCTTCATCTTTGTGCGGCATGGCATCGAGTCCACACTGGAGCGTAGCGCCATTGCTCGTGAGCATATGGGGCGGCTGTTGCACCAGCTGCTCTGTGCCGGGCACCTCTCCACTGCTCAGTACTACCAAGG GCTGTATGAAATCCTAGAATTGGCTGAAGACATGGAAATTGACATCCCCCACGTGTGGCTCTACTTAGCAGAACTGGTGACGCCCGTTCTGCAGGAAGGTGGGGTGCCCATGGGGGAGCTGTTCAG GGAGATTACAAAACCTCTGAGACCCTTGGGCAAAGCTGCTTCCCTATTGCTGGAGATCCTAGGGCTCCTATGCAAAAGCATG GGTCCCAAAAAGGTGGGGACGCTGTGGCGAGAGGCTGGACTCAGctggaaggaatttctgcctgaAGGCCAGGACGTCAGTGCATTTGTGGCTGAACAG AAGGTGGAGTATACCCTGGGCGAGGAGTCAGAAGCTCCCAGTCAGAGGCTGTTCTCCTCCGAGGAGCTGAGCAGGCAGCTGGAGAAGCTGCTGAAGGAGGGCAGCAGTAACCAGCGGGTGTTTGACTGGATAGAG GCCAACTTGAGTGAGCAGCAGATAGCATCCAACACATTAGTTCGAGCCCTCATGACAACTGTCTGCTATTCCGCAATTATCT TTGAGACTTCTCTCCGAGTGGATGTGGCAGTGCTGAAAGCGCGAGCGAAACTGCTACAGAAATACCTGTGTGATGAGCAGAAGGAGCTGCAGGCGCTCTATGCCCTCCAGGCCCTTGTAGTGACCTTAGAACAGCCTGCCA ACCTGCTTCGGATGTTCTTTGATGCGCTGTACGATGAGGACGTGGTGAAGGAGGACGCTTTCTACAGCTGGGAGAGTAGCAAGGACCCCGCTGAGCAGCAGGGCAAGGGCGTGGCCCTTAAATCTGTCACAGCCTTCTTCAAGTGGCTTcgtgaggcagaggaggaggagtcagACCACAACTGA
- the EIF4G1 gene encoding eukaryotic translation initiation factor 4 gamma 1 isoform X15 has product MNQAPQIAPKRERKTIRIRDPNQGGKDITEEIMSGARTASTPTPPQTGGGLEPQANGETPQVAVVVRPDDRSQGAIIGGRPGLPGPEHSPSESQPSSPSPTPSPPPVLEPGSEPNLTVLSIPGDTMTTGMIQMSVEESAPMPRETGEPYCLSPEPTPLAEPILEVEVTLSKPIPESEFSSSPLQVSTTLASHKVEILPEPNGTVPSEDLEPEVESSPELAPLPPPTCPSEPPMPIAPTAQPEELLNGAPSPPAVDLSPVSEPKEQAKEVTASVTPPTVLSATPAVAPPATSPAQEEEMEEEEEEGEEGEAGEAGEAEGEKRGEELLPPESSPVPAHQNLEAAVATQVAVSVPKRRRKIKELNKKEAVGDLLDAFKEVNPGVSEVENQPPVGNNPGPEPEGSSVPLRPEEADETWDAKEDKIHNAENIQPGEQKYEYKSDQWKPLNLEEKKRYDREFLLGFQFIFASLQKPEGLPHISDVVLDKANKTPLRPLDPSRLQGINCGPDFTPSFANLGRPALSNRGPPRGGPGGELPRGPAGLGPRRSQQGPRKEPRKIIATVLMTEDIKLNKAEKAWKPSSKRTAADKDRGEEDADGSKTQDLFRRVRSILNKLTPQMFQQLMKQVTQLAIDTEERLKGVIDLIFEKAISEPNFSVAYANMCRCLMALKVPTTEKPTVTVNFRKLLLNRCQKEFEKDKDDDEVFEKKQKEMDEAATAEERGRLKEELEEARDIARRRSLGNIKFIGELFKLKMLTEAIMHDCVVKLLKNHDEESLECLCRLLTTIGKDLDFEKAKPRMDQYFNQMEKIIKEKKTSSRIRFMLQDVLDLRQSNWVPRRGDQGPKTIDQIHKEAEMEEHREHIKVQQLMAKGSDKRRGGPPGPPISRGLPLVDDGGWNTVPISKGSRPIDTSRLTKITKPGSIDSNNQLFAPGGRLSWGKGSSGGSGAKPSDAASETARPATSTLNRFSALQQAVPTESTDNRRVVQRSSLSRERGEKAGDRGDRLERSERGGDRGDRLDRARTPATKRSFSKEVEERSRERPSQPEGLRKAASLTEDRDRGRDAVKREATLPPVSPPKAALSEEELEKKSKAIIEEYLHLNDMKEAVQCVQELASPSLLFIFVRHGIESTLERSAIAREHMGRLLHQLLCAGHLSTAQYYQGLYEILELAEDMEIDIPHVWLYLAELVTPVLQEGGVPMGELFREITKPLRPLGKAASLLLEILGLLCKSMGPKKVGTLWREAGLSWKEFLPEGQDVSAFVAEQKVEYTLGEESEAPSQRLFSSEELSRQLEKLLKEGSSNQRVFDWIEANLSEQQIASNTLVRALMTTVCYSAIIFETSLRVDVAVLKARAKLLQKYLCDEQKELQALYALQALVVTLEQPANLLRMFFDALYDEDVVKEDAFYSWESSKDPAEQQGKGVALKSVTAFFKWLREAEEEESDHN; this is encoded by the exons ATGAACCAGGCACCCCAGATTGCTCCCAAGAGGGAGCGGAAGACG ATCCGAATTCGAGATCCAAACCAAGGAGGGAAAGATATCACAGAGGAGATCATGTCTGGGGCACGCACCGCATCcacacccacccctccccag ACGGGAGGCGGTCTGGAGCCTCAAGCTAATGGGGAGACACCCCAGGTTGCTGTCGTTGTCCGGCCAG ATGACCGGTCGCAGGGAGCAATCATTGGGGGCCGGCCGGGGCTACCTGGCCCAGAGCACAGCCCTTCAGAATCCCAGCCTTCATCACCTTCTCCGACCCCATCACCACCCCCAGTCCTGGAACCAGGATCTGAGCCTAATCTCACGGTCCTCTCTATTCCTGGGGACACTATGACAACCGGGATGATACAGATGTCTGTAGAAGAATCAGCCCCCATGCCACGTGAAACTGGGGAGCCATATTGCCTCTCTCCAGAACCCACTCCCCTTGCTGAACCCATACTGGAAGTAGAAGTGACACTTAGCAAACCAATTCCAGAATCTGAGTTCTCTTCCAGTCCTCTCCAGGTGTCTACCACCCTGGCATCTCACAAGGTGGAAATTCTTCCTGAGCCTAATGGCACAGTCCCATCTGAGGATCTGGAACCAGAAGTGGAGTCGAGCCCAGAGcttgcccctctccctcccccgacTTGTCCCTCTGAACCCCCCATGCCCATTGCTCCAACTGCCCAACCTGAGGAACTGCTCAACGGAGCCCCCTCGCCACCAGCTGTGGACTTAAGCCCAGTCAGTGAGCCAAAGGAGCAGGCCAAGGAAGTTACAGCATCAGTGACTCCCCCGACCGTCCTCTCTGCTACTCCAGCTGTTGCTCCTCCAGCTACTTCCCCTGctcaggaggaggaaatggaggaagaggaggaagagggagaagagggagaagcaggagaagCAGGAGAAGCTGAGggtgagaaaagaggagaggaactGCTCCCCCCAGAGAGCAGCCCTGTTCCAGCCCACCAGAATTTGGAGGCAGCAGTGGCCACCCAAG TGGCAGTATCTGTGCCAAAGAGGAGACGAAAAATTAAGGAGCTCAATAAGAAAGAGGCTGTAGGAGACCTTCTAGATGCCTTCAAGGAG GTGAACCCGGGAGTATCAGAGGTGGAAAATCAGCCTCCTGTAGGCAACAATCCCGGCCCAGAGCCTGAGGGCAGCAGTGTGCCCCTGCGGCCTGAGGAAGCAGATGAGACCTGGGACGCAAAGGAAGACAAAATTCACAATGCTGAGAATATCCAGCCTGGGGAACAGAAGTATGAATATAAGTCAG ATCAGTGGAAGCCTCTAAACCTTGAGGAGAAAAAGCGGTATGACCGTGAGTTCCTGCTTGGCTTTCAGTTCATCTTTGCCAGTCTGCAGAAGCCGGAGGGATTGCCCCATATCAGTGACGTGGTGTTGGATAAG GCCAATAAAACACCACTGCGGCCACTGGATCCCAGTAGACTTCAGGGCATAAATTGTGGCCCAGACTTCACTCCATCCTTTGCCAACCTTGGCCGACCAGCGCTTAGCAACCGTGGGCCCCCAAGGGGTGGGCCAGGTGGGGAGCTGCCCCGAGGGCCG GCTGGTCTAGGACCCCGGCGCTCTCAGCAGGGCCCCCGAAAGGAGCCACGCAAAATCATTGCTACAGTGTTAATGACCGAAGATATAAAGCTGAACAAAGCAGAGAAGGCTTGGAAACCCAGCAGCAAGCGGACGGCGGCTGATAAGGACCGAGGGGAAGAGGATGCTGATGGCAGCAAAACCCAG GACCTGTTCCGCAGGGTGCGCTCCATCCTGAATAAGTTGACACCCCAGATGTTCCAGCAGCTGATGAAGCAGGTGACGCAGCTGGCGATCGACACTGAGGAACGCCTCAAAGGGGTCATTGACCTCATCTTTGAGAAGGCCATTTCAGAGCCCAACTTCTCTGTGGCCTATGCCAACATGTGCCGCTGCCTCATGGCG CTCAAAGTGCCCACTACAGAAAAGCCAACAGTGACTGTGAACTTCCGAAAACTGTTGTTGAATCGATGTCAGAAGGAgtttgaaaaagacaaagatgatgATGAGGTTtttgaaaagaagcaaaaagagatGGATGAAGCTGCTACG GCAGAGGAACGGGGACGCCTGAAGGAAGAGCTGGAAGAGGCTCGAGACATAGCCCGGCGGCGCTCTTTAGGGAATATCAAGTTTATTGGGGAGTTGTTCAAGCTGAAGATGTTAACAGAGGCAATAATGCATGACTGTGTGGTTAAACTACTAAAGAACCATGATGAAGAGTCCCTTGAATGCCTTTGCCGTCTGCTCACCACCATTGGAAAAGACCTGGACTTTGAAAAAGCCAAG ccTCGAATGGATCAGTATTTCAACCAGATGGaaaaaatcattaaggaaaaGAAGACTTCATCCCGAATCCGCTTTATGCTGCAGGACGTGCTGGACCTGCGACAG AGCAATTGGGTGCCGCGCCGAGGGGACCAGGGTCCCAAGACCATTGACCAGATCCACAAGGAGGCTGAGATGGAAGAGCATCGAGAGCACATAAAAGTGCAGCAGCTAATGGCCAAAGGCAGCGACAAGCGTCGGGGTGGCCCCCCAGGCCCACCCATCA GCCGTGGCCTTCCACTTGTGGATGATGGTGGCTGGAACACAGTCCCCATCAGCAAGGGCAGCCGCCCTATTGACACCTCACGACTCACCAAGATCACGAAG CCTGGTTCCATTGATTCTAACAACCAGCTCTTCGCACCTGGAGGGCGATTGAGCTGGGGCAAGGGCAGCAGTGGAGGTTCTGGAGCCAAGCCCTCTGACGCAG CATCAGAAACTGCTCGTCCAGCTACTAGTACCTTGAATCGTTTCTCAGCCCTTCAACAAGCAGTACCTACAGAAAGCACAGATAACAGACGTGTGGTACAGAG GAGTAGCTTGAGCCGGGAACGAGGCGAGAAAGCTGGGGATCGGGGAGACCGCCTAGAACGGAGTGAACGGGGAGGTGACCGTGGAGACCGGCTTGATCGTGCACGGACACCTGCCACCAAGCGGAGCTTCAGCAAGGAAGTGGAGGAGCGGAGTAGAGAGAGGCCCTCCCAGCCTGAGGGACTACGCAAGGCAGCTAGCCTCACGGAGGATCGGGACCGCGGGCGGGATGCTG TGAAGCGAGAAGCCACGCTACCCCCAGTGAGCCCCCCGAAGGCCGCACTCtctgaggaggagctggagaagaaATCCAAGGCCATAATTGAGGAGTACCTCCATCTCAATGACATGAAG GAGGCAGTGCAGTGTGTGCAGGAGCTGGCCTCACCCTCCCTGCTCTTCATCTTTGTGCGGCATGGCATCGAGTCCACACTGGAGCGTAGCGCCATTGCTCGTGAGCATATGGGGCGGCTGTTGCACCAGCTGCTCTGTGCCGGGCACCTCTCCACTGCTCAGTACTACCAAGG GCTGTATGAAATCCTAGAATTGGCTGAAGACATGGAAATTGACATCCCCCACGTGTGGCTCTACTTAGCAGAACTGGTGACGCCCGTTCTGCAGGAAGGTGGGGTGCCCATGGGGGAGCTGTTCAG GGAGATTACAAAACCTCTGAGACCCTTGGGCAAAGCTGCTTCCCTATTGCTGGAGATCCTAGGGCTCCTATGCAAAAGCATG GGTCCCAAAAAGGTGGGGACGCTGTGGCGAGAGGCTGGACTCAGctggaaggaatttctgcctgaAGGCCAGGACGTCAGTGCATTTGTGGCTGAACAG AAGGTGGAGTATACCCTGGGCGAGGAGTCAGAAGCTCCCAGTCAGAGGCTGTTCTCCTCCGAGGAGCTGAGCAGGCAGCTGGAGAAGCTGCTGAAGGAGGGCAGCAGTAACCAGCGGGTGTTTGACTGGATAGAG GCCAACTTGAGTGAGCAGCAGATAGCATCCAACACATTAGTTCGAGCCCTCATGACAACTGTCTGCTATTCCGCAATTATCT TTGAGACTTCTCTCCGAGTGGATGTGGCAGTGCTGAAAGCGCGAGCGAAACTGCTACAGAAATACCTGTGTGATGAGCAGAAGGAGCTGCAGGCGCTCTATGCCCTCCAGGCCCTTGTAGTGACCTTAGAACAGCCTGCCA ACCTGCTTCGGATGTTCTTTGATGCGCTGTACGATGAGGACGTGGTGAAGGAGGACGCTTTCTACAGCTGGGAGAGTAGCAAGGACCCCGCTGAGCAGCAGGGCAAGGGCGTGGCCCTTAAATCTGTCACAGCCTTCTTCAAGTGGCTTcgtgaggcagaggaggaggagtcagACCACAACTGA